A single region of the Vicia villosa cultivar HV-30 ecotype Madison, WI linkage group LG4, Vvil1.0, whole genome shotgun sequence genome encodes:
- the LOC131600322 gene encoding MLP-like protein 28, which produces MSLTGKVESETEIAATAAKFYHVFRKQLEHVPNISQEIHGARVHEGDWENVGSVKHWEYTIEGKKQSAKEKIETIDDENKLITYSVFDGEVSENYKSLNVTFQVIDKEHGGGIVKWIFEYEKVKEDITGVSPEAYLAFAEKVTKDIDAHLVKE; this is translated from the exons ATGTCTTTAACAGGGAAAGTGGAGAGTGAGACAGAGATTGCAGCAACTGCTGCTAAGTTCTATCATGTTTTTAGAAAGCAACTTGAACATGTTCCTAATATATCTCAAGAAATACATGGAGCTAGAGTGCATGAAGGTGATTGGGAAAATGTTGGTTCTGTCAAACATTGGGAATATACAATag AAGGAAAAAAACAAAGTGCTAAAGAAAAAATTGAGACTATAGATGATGAGAATAAGTTAATCACATATAGTGTCTTTGATGGGGAAGTGAGTGAGAATTACAAGAGTTTAAATGTGACATTTCAAGTGATTGATAAGGAACATGGTGGTGGGATTGTGAAGTGGATCTTTGAATATGAGAAGGTAAAGGAGGATATTACAGGTGTGTCTCCAGAAGCATACTTGGCCTTTGCTGAAAAGGTTACAAAGGATATTGATGCTCATCTTGTCAAAGAATAG